From the Pseudomonas sp. SORT22 genome, one window contains:
- a CDS encoding thymidylate synthase, with protein MKQYLDLVRDVIENGTLQGNRTGIRTISLPGAMLRFDLQKGFPAITTRKLAFKSAIGEMVGFLRGVKNAGEFRELGCKVWDQNANENAQWLANPFRQGHDDLGEIYGVQWRQWPAYKRIPLSNPAAIELAKSQGFQQIAQAEEDGEAFVVLYKAIDQIRQCIDTIHNDPGSRRILFHGWNCAQLDEMALPPCHLLYQFHPNVETREISLTLYIRSNDLGLGTPFNLTEGAALLSLMGRLTGYTPRWFTYFIGDAHVYENHLDMLGEQLKREPLAAPKLVISDRVPEFAKTGVYEPEWLEKIEPSDFSLEGYEHHAPMTAPMAV; from the coding sequence ATGAAACAGTATCTAGATCTGGTCCGCGACGTCATCGAAAACGGCACCCTCCAAGGTAACCGTACCGGTATCCGCACCATCAGCCTGCCTGGCGCCATGCTGCGCTTCGACCTGCAGAAGGGCTTCCCGGCCATCACCACCCGCAAGCTGGCGTTCAAGTCGGCCATCGGCGAGATGGTCGGCTTCCTGCGTGGCGTGAAGAACGCCGGCGAGTTCCGTGAGCTGGGCTGCAAGGTCTGGGACCAGAACGCCAACGAAAACGCCCAGTGGCTGGCCAACCCGTTTCGCCAGGGCCATGACGACCTTGGCGAGATCTACGGCGTGCAATGGCGCCAGTGGCCGGCCTACAAGCGCATCCCGCTGAGCAACCCGGCGGCCATCGAACTGGCCAAGAGCCAGGGCTTCCAGCAGATCGCCCAGGCCGAGGAAGACGGCGAAGCCTTCGTGGTGCTGTACAAGGCCATCGACCAGATCCGCCAGTGCATCGACACCATCCACAACGACCCGGGCAGCCGGCGCATCCTGTTCCACGGCTGGAACTGCGCCCAGCTCGACGAAATGGCCCTGCCGCCGTGCCACCTGCTGTACCAGTTCCACCCGAATGTCGAGACCAGGGAAATTTCCCTGACCCTCTACATCCGCTCCAACGACCTGGGCCTGGGCACGCCGTTCAACCTCACCGAAGGCGCCGCACTGCTGTCGCTGATGGGCCGCCTGACCGGCTACACGCCGCGTTGGTTCACCTATTTCATCGGTGATGCGCATGTCTACGAAAACCACCTGGACATGCTGGGCGAACAGCTCAAGCGCGAGCCGCTGGCTGCGCCGAAGCTGGTGATCAGTGATCGCGTGCCGGAATTCGCCAAGACTGGCGTGTACGAGCCAGAGTGGCTAGAGAAGATCGAACCGAGCGACTTCAGCCTCGAAGGCTACGAGCACCACGCGCCAATGACGGCGCCGATGGCGGTCTGA
- the lgt gene encoding prolipoprotein diacylglyceryl transferase yields the protein MLPYPQIDPVALDLKWIKIHWYGLMYLVGIGGAWLLASRRLNRFDPTWSREKLSDLVFWLSMGVIVGGRLGYVLFYDLHAYLANPTLILEVWKGGMSFHGGFIGVMLAALWFGKRNNKSFFELMDFVAPLVPIGLGAGRIGNFINAELWGKATDVPWAMVFPPFSDPAQLPRHPSQLYQFALEGVALFLILWLYSRKPRPTMAVSGMFALFYGIFRFIVEFVRVPDAQLGYIAFGWLTMGQLLCVPMIVGGIFLIWWAYNRKPTVKAAV from the coding sequence ATGCTGCCTTATCCGCAGATAGATCCAGTAGCCCTTGACCTGAAATGGATCAAAATCCATTGGTACGGTCTGATGTACCTGGTCGGCATCGGCGGCGCCTGGCTGCTGGCCTCGCGTCGCCTGAACCGCTTCGACCCGACCTGGAGCCGCGAAAAACTCTCGGACCTGGTGTTCTGGCTGTCCATGGGCGTAATTGTCGGCGGGCGGTTGGGCTACGTGCTGTTTTATGACCTGCACGCCTACCTGGCCAACCCGACCTTGATTCTCGAAGTGTGGAAGGGCGGCATGTCGTTCCACGGCGGCTTTATCGGCGTGATGCTCGCCGCCTTGTGGTTCGGCAAGCGCAACAACAAGTCGTTCTTCGAGTTGATGGACTTCGTTGCGCCACTGGTACCGATCGGCCTTGGTGCGGGGCGTATCGGCAACTTCATCAACGCCGAGTTGTGGGGCAAGGCCACTGATGTGCCGTGGGCGATGGTCTTCCCGCCGTTCAGCGACCCGGCGCAGTTGCCGCGTCACCCGTCGCAGCTGTACCAGTTCGCCCTGGAAGGTGTGGCATTATTCCTGATCCTTTGGCTGTACTCGCGCAAACCGCGCCCGACCATGGCCGTTTCCGGCATGTTCGCGCTGTTCTACGGTATTTTCCGTTTCATCGTAGAGTTCGTGCGGGTACCCGATGCCCAGCTTGGCTACATCGCCTTCGGCTGGTTGACCATGGGTCAGTTGCTCTGCGTGCCGATGATTGTCGGTGGCATCTTCCTGATCTGGTGGGCCTACAACCGCAAACCCACGGTCAAGGCCGCCGTTTGA
- a CDS encoding sulfite exporter TauE/SafE family protein: MEFVLYLALGACAGVLAGLFGVGGGIIIVPVLVFSFTLQGFDASVLTHLAVGTSLATIVFTSVNAIREHHRKGAVQWPIFVWMTLGILVGAGIGAKTASAIQGPMLQKIIGVFALVIAAQMALDLKPKASRGIPGKPGLTLAGSVIGWASAIFGIGGGSLTVPFLTWRSLPMQQAVATSSACGFPIAVASALSFIWLGWHDPHLPAHSLGFVYLPALLGIALTSMFFARFGARLAHKLSPRLLKRLFAALLFCVGLSFLL, from the coding sequence ATGGAATTCGTGCTCTATCTGGCGCTGGGCGCCTGCGCAGGCGTGCTGGCCGGGCTGTTTGGGGTTGGTGGCGGCATTATCATCGTGCCGGTGCTGGTGTTCAGTTTCACCCTGCAAGGCTTCGACGCGTCGGTGCTGACCCACCTGGCGGTGGGCACCTCGCTGGCGACCATTGTCTTCACCTCGGTCAATGCCATCCGCGAGCACCACCGCAAGGGCGCGGTGCAGTGGCCGATCTTTGTCTGGATGACCCTGGGGATCCTGGTCGGTGCGGGTATCGGTGCCAAGACCGCCTCGGCCATTCAGGGGCCAATGCTGCAAAAGATCATCGGCGTGTTCGCTCTGGTGATCGCCGCGCAGATGGCCCTCGACCTCAAACCCAAGGCCAGCCGCGGCATCCCTGGCAAGCCCGGGCTGACCCTCGCCGGCAGCGTGATCGGCTGGGCCTCGGCGATCTTCGGCATTGGCGGCGGTTCGTTGACCGTGCCGTTCCTGACCTGGCGCAGCCTGCCGATGCAGCAGGCGGTGGCAACCTCGTCGGCCTGCGGCTTTCCGATTGCGGTGGCCAGCGCCCTGAGTTTCATCTGGCTCGGCTGGCACGACCCGCACCTGCCCGCCCATAGCCTGGGTTTTGTGTACCTGCCGGCGTTGCTGGGGATTGCCCTGACCAGCATGTTTTTCGCCCGCTTCGGCGCGCGCCTGGCACATAAACTGTCGCCACGCCTGCTCAAGCGGCTGTTCGCCGCGCTGCTGTTTTGCGTCGGCCTTAGCTTTTTGCTTTAA
- a CDS encoding NRDE family protein, with translation MCLIVFAWRPGHAQPLIVAANRDEFYARPSRVLGAWEDAPGVYAGRDLEAGGTWLGVGPNGRFAALTNIRDPQQPQGTRSRGELVAAFLRGELGVEAYLDQVASRSQQYSGFNLLVADSTQLGYLNARQATPQLLGAGVYGLSNAGLDTPWPKLVKARAGLQLQLADPQPQRLLDLLGDNLPAADSELPETGVGLGTERLLSSVFIASQNYGTRASTVLIVEADGRRHLVERSFGPLGGHLGEVCLQV, from the coding sequence ATGTGTCTGATCGTCTTTGCCTGGCGGCCTGGGCATGCCCAGCCGCTGATCGTCGCGGCCAACCGTGATGAGTTCTACGCCCGCCCCAGCCGCGTACTGGGGGCCTGGGAAGATGCGCCCGGGGTTTACGCCGGGCGCGACCTGGAAGCCGGCGGCACCTGGCTGGGGGTCGGCCCCAACGGCCGCTTTGCCGCGCTGACCAATATCCGCGACCCGCAGCAACCCCAGGGCACGCGCTCGCGCGGCGAGCTGGTGGCGGCGTTTTTGCGCGGGGAGCTTGGGGTTGAGGCTTACCTGGATCAGGTGGCCAGCCGCAGCCAGCAATATTCGGGGTTCAACCTGCTGGTCGCCGACAGCACGCAACTGGGTTACCTGAATGCCCGGCAAGCCACGCCGCAGCTGCTGGGCGCCGGGGTTTACGGGTTGTCCAACGCCGGCCTGGATACGCCCTGGCCAAAGCTGGTCAAGGCGCGTGCGGGCTTGCAATTGCAACTGGCCGATCCACAGCCGCAGCGCTTGCTGGACTTACTTGGGGATAACCTGCCGGCGGCAGACAGCGAGCTGCCAGAGACCGGCGTCGGCCTGGGTACCGAGCGGTTATTGTCGAGCGTGTTTATTGCCAGCCAGAACTACGGGACCCGGGCCAGTACCGTGCTGATTGTCGAGGCCGATGGCCGGCGACATTTAGTGGAGCGCAGTTTTGGGCCGCTTGGCGGGCATCTGGGGGAGGTGTGTTTGCAGGTCTGA
- the ptsP gene encoding phosphoenolpyruvate--protein phosphotransferase: MLNTLRKIVQEVNSAKDLKTALGIIVLRVKEAMGSQVCSVYLLDPETNRFVLMATEGLNKRSIGKVSMAPNEGLVGLVGTREEPLNLENAADHPRYRYFAETGEERFASFLGAPIIHHRRVVGVLVIQQKERRQFDEGEEAFLVTMSAQLAGVIAHAEATGSIRGLGRQGKGIQEAKFVGVPGSPGAAVGKAVVMLPPADLDVVPDKTVDDIDAELKLFNNALEGVREDMRNLSAKLATQLRPEERALFDVYLMMLEDAALGGEVVQVIKTGQWAQGALRQVVGEHVNRFELMDDAYLRERASDVKDLGRRLLAYLQEARQLSLVYPDNTILISEELTPAMLGEVPEGKLVGLVSVLGSGNSHVAILARAMGIPTVMGLVDLPYSKVDGIDMIVDGYKGEVYTNPSEVLRKQYAEVVEEERQLAQGLDALRELPCVTLDGHRMPLWVNTGLLADVARAQQRGAEGVGLYRTEVPFMINQRFPSEKEQLAIYREQLAAFHPLPVTMRSLDIGGDKALSYFPIKEDNPFLGWRGIRVTLDHPEIFLVQTRAMLKASEGLNNLRILLPMISGIHELEEALHLIHRAWGEVRDEGTDVPMPPVGVMIEIPAAVYQTRELARQVDFLSVGSNDLTQYLLAVDRNNPRVADLYDYLHPAVLQALQNVVRDAHAEGKPVSICGEMAGDPAAAVLLMAMGFDSLSMNATNLPKVKWMLRQVSMSKSKELLAQAMGIDNPQVIHSSLQLALKNLGLARMIGPGVGKPL, encoded by the coding sequence GGATCATTGTGTTGCGCGTAAAAGAGGCCATGGGCAGTCAGGTCTGCTCCGTCTACCTGCTCGACCCCGAGACCAACCGCTTCGTGCTGATGGCCACCGAGGGCCTGAACAAGCGCTCGATCGGCAAGGTCAGCATGGCCCCCAACGAGGGCCTGGTGGGCCTGGTCGGCACGCGCGAAGAGCCGCTGAACCTGGAAAACGCCGCCGACCACCCGCGTTATCGCTACTTTGCTGAAACCGGCGAGGAGCGCTTTGCTTCCTTTCTCGGTGCGCCGATCATCCACCACCGTCGCGTGGTCGGGGTGTTGGTCATCCAGCAAAAGGAGCGGCGCCAGTTCGACGAGGGCGAAGAAGCCTTCCTGGTGACCATGAGCGCGCAGCTGGCCGGGGTTATCGCCCATGCCGAGGCCACCGGTTCGATCCGTGGCCTGGGCCGTCAGGGCAAGGGTATCCAGGAGGCCAAGTTCGTCGGTGTGCCCGGTTCACCCGGCGCTGCGGTGGGCAAGGCGGTGGTCATGTTGCCACCGGCCGACCTCGATGTGGTGCCGGACAAGACCGTTGATGACATCGACGCCGAACTGAAACTGTTCAACAACGCCCTGGAAGGGGTGCGCGAAGACATGCGCAACCTCTCCGCCAAACTCGCCACCCAGTTGCGCCCGGAAGAGCGCGCGCTGTTCGACGTCTACCTGATGATGCTCGAAGACGCGGCCCTGGGCGGTGAAGTGGTGCAGGTGATCAAGACCGGCCAATGGGCCCAGGGCGCGCTGCGCCAGGTGGTCGGCGAGCACGTCAATCGCTTCGAACTGATGGACGACGCCTACCTGCGCGAGAGGGCTTCGGACGTGAAGGATCTGGGCCGGCGACTGCTGGCCTACCTGCAGGAGGCCCGTCAGCTGTCGTTGGTCTATCCCGACAACACCATTCTCATCAGCGAAGAACTCACCCCGGCGATGCTCGGCGAAGTGCCGGAAGGCAAGCTCGTCGGCCTGGTCTCGGTACTGGGCTCGGGCAACTCCCACGTTGCCATCCTGGCCCGGGCCATGGGCATTCCGACCGTCATGGGCCTGGTCGACCTGCCGTATTCCAAGGTCGACGGCATCGACATGATCGTCGATGGCTACAAGGGCGAGGTCTACACCAACCCCAGCGAAGTGCTGCGCAAGCAGTACGCCGAAGTCGTCGAAGAAGAACGCCAGCTGGCCCAGGGCCTTGACGCCCTGCGCGAACTGCCTTGCGTGACCCTCGATGGCCACCGCATGCCGCTGTGGGTCAACACCGGGCTGCTTGCCGATGTCGCTCGCGCCCAGCAGCGTGGCGCCGAAGGCGTCGGCCTGTACCGCACCGAAGTGCCGTTCATGATCAACCAGCGCTTCCCCAGTGAGAAGGAGCAGCTGGCGATCTATCGCGAGCAACTGGCGGCCTTCCACCCGCTGCCGGTGACCATGCGCAGCCTGGATATCGGCGGCGACAAGGCGCTGTCGTACTTCCCGATCAAGGAAGACAACCCGTTCCTCGGCTGGCGCGGTATTCGCGTCACCCTCGACCACCCGGAAATCTTCCTGGTGCAGACCCGCGCCATGCTCAAGGCCAGTGAAGGCCTGAACAACCTGCGCATTCTGCTGCCGATGATTTCCGGTATTCACGAACTCGAAGAAGCCCTGCACCTGATCCACCGGGCCTGGGGCGAAGTGCGCGACGAAGGCACCGACGTGCCGATGCCGCCGGTGGGGGTGATGATCGAAATCCCTGCGGCGGTGTACCAGACCCGCGAGCTGGCGCGCCAGGTGGACTTCCTCTCGGTCGGCTCAAACGACCTGACCCAGTATTTGCTGGCGGTCGACCGCAACAACCCGCGCGTCGCCGACCTCTATGACTACCTGCACCCGGCGGTGCTCCAGGCCCTGCAGAACGTGGTGCGCGATGCCCACGCCGAAGGTAAGCCGGTGAGCATCTGCGGCGAGATGGCCGGTGACCCGGCGGCGGCGGTGCTGCTGATGGCCATGGGTTTCGACAGCCTGTCGATGAACGCTACCAACCTGCCCAAGGTGAAGTGGATGTTGCGTCAGGTCAGCATGAGCAAGTCCAAGGAACTGCTGGCCCAGGCCATGGGCATCGACAACCCGCAAGTTATCCACAGCTCGCTGCAGCTGGCCCTGAAGAACCTGGGCCTGGCGCGGATGATCGGGCCAGGAGTGGGCAAGCCTTTGTGA